The Dehalobacter sp. DCM sequence CGATGTGATCCGGGAGGAGTTAGCGATACCCGATAATTATCTTATTGCCATTGCTATTGCCCTGGGATATGCTGAAAAGGACGATCTTCAGAATCAATTCTATACTACCAGAAAGCCATTGGATGAATTCGTCAGGATAAAAGGGATTTAAAAATGTAATGACAGAAATTTATAAGGATATTTTTGAAATAGTGGCTGTTTTTTGATACAATCAAAGTGAAATCATCGGGGGAGGAATTGACTAATGCCAGACTGGAATCCACAAGCCTATTTGAAATTTGAAACGGAAAGGTCAAAACCGGCGCGTGATCTGGTCAGCCGTGTTTACCTTGAACAGCCTCAAACTGTCCTCGATGTGGGTTGCGGCCCTGGCAACAGTACCCGAATTTTAGCAGAGAGATGGCCGGCTGCGGCAATTACAGCCATAGACAATTCGCCCTCTATGCTGGAAATTGCCAAAACAACGAATTCCTCTGTACAATGGCTGCTGAGGGATGCCGGAGAGGATATTTCTCATTTAGGCCAGTTTGATCTCATATTTTCCAATGCGGTCTTTCAGTGGATCCCGAATAATGACATTCTTATCCCAAGATTATTTTCCATGGTTAAACCACACGGCGTATTAGCGGCTCAGGTTCCATTTGTCGATGAGATGCTGATCCACCAACTGCTAATGGATCTCGTATCCTCACCAAAATGGTCCGGATACTTTGATAACGTCAGAATACCGTATAAGGTTCATACACCGGAATACTATTATGACGTACTATGTGAGTTAACGGAGAATATAGAATTGTGGGAAACCCGGTATTACCATTTAATGGACAGTTATGAAGATATCCTTGACCTTTATCGGAGTACCGGCTTAAGACCTTATCTGGATTGTC is a genomic window containing:
- a CDS encoding methyltransferase domain-containing protein, producing the protein MPDWNPQAYLKFETERSKPARDLVSRVYLEQPQTVLDVGCGPGNSTRILAERWPAAAITAIDNSPSMLEIAKTTNSSVQWLLRDAGEDISHLGQFDLIFSNAVFQWIPNNDILIPRLFSMVKPHGVLAAQVPFVDEMLIHQLLMDLVSSPKWSGYFDNVRIPYKVHTPEYYYDVLCELTENIELWETRYYHLMDSYEDILDLYRSTGLRPYLDCLQEEAQQHEFENDLMEEILKYYTATKDGKILFTFDRVFFTATR